The DNA window AGCACGTGTGGCCGCTGATGGAGGGCGGCTTCCTCACGGGTTCCGGCCGCTAGCGCGCGAACGCTCCATGCCCGCGCGCCCCCAAGTCGTCGTCACCGACTTCCTCGAAGAACCGCTCGACCACGAGCGCCGCATCCTCGGCGACCTTGCGGACGTGACCGCGCTTTGCAGCCGCCACGAGGACGAACTCGCCGGCCGCATCGAGGACGCCGACGCGGTGATGGTCTATCACTTCCTTGGGCTTTCGCAGAAAACCCTCTCCCGGCTCCGCCGCTGCAAGCTCATCGTCCGCTGTGGCGCGGGCGTGGACAACGTGGACCACGCGTTTGCCGCCACGCGCGGCATCGCCGTCGCGAACGTGCCCGACTACGGCACCGAGGAAGTCGCCGACTCCGCCATCGGCCTCGCGCTCGCGCTCGCGCGCGGCTTCCACCGGCTCAACAGCCGGCTGCGCGCCGGGCGCGGCGAGTGGTCCTACACGCAAGCCGCTCCGGCGTGGCGGCTCCGCGGGCGCGTCTTCGGCATCGTGGGCATCGGCCGCATCGGCACGGCGTCAGCCCTGCGCGCGAAGGCGCTCGGCATGGACGTCGCCTTCTACGATCCCTTTGCGCCCGAGGGCCGTGACAAGTCGCTCGGCGTCCGGCGCGTCGAGTCGCTCGACGACCTGCTCGCACAGGCGCACGTGCTGAGCTTCCACTGCCCGCTCACACCCGACACGCGCCACATGCTGAACCGAGACAACATCGGAACGATGCGCAAGGGCGCGTTCGTGGTGAACACCGCGCGCGGAGCCGTCGTGGATGGGCTCGCCGTGCTCGACGCGCTCGGCAACGGCCATC is part of the Verrucomicrobiota bacterium genome and encodes:
- a CDS encoding C-terminal binding protein, producing the protein MPARPQVVVTDFLEEPLDHERRILGDLADVTALCSRHEDELAGRIEDADAVMVYHFLGLSQKTLSRLRRCKLIVRCGAGVDNVDHAFAATRGIAVANVPDYGTEEVADSAIGLALALARGFHRLNSRLRAGRGEWSYTQAAPAWRLRGRVFGIVGIGRIGTASALRAKALGMDVAFYDPFAPEGRDKSLGVRRVESLDDLLAQAHVLSFHCPLTPDTRHMLNRDNIGTMRKGAFVVNTARGAVVDGLAVLDALGNGHLGGAAIDVLESEPPPGDDPLVMAWRNPGHPAHDRLILNPHAAFYCEEGLLDMRLKGSENVRRVLLGQPPRNVVNGVA